A section of the Telopea speciosissima isolate NSW1024214 ecotype Mountain lineage chromosome 3, Tspe_v1, whole genome shotgun sequence genome encodes:
- the LOC122655501 gene encoding uncharacterized protein LOC122655501, giving the protein MSEFCFSIFNKNNKTHFSSLLLTDFIIFCSFILSHPLYFSYLLFFSPYLLKLLSFLSPLFITTFLLLLTLSTVFPGILDDKVSLETSESKVGFLLDTYRKVVHTLRSRLDDESIEFSLFEELEACVVVFNTIGFNVGEGEEDPIEVLETKFDGKGLQALDIGLDELEAAVTNKLEENPVEVCQRKWKCGGDSLGCFLQDTVPSEEEEENHDIVPKGTVSDKIGENQEEYSLVVVGGGGGSKAAAVNRVNENPIKLSLEYGNPKVLGGGGGSKAAVNRVNENPIKLSVEYGNPEVLGSSLGSFGSMRKEKEWKRTLACKLYEERRNVDDDDEEEGMDLLWETYETETGKVKLEKKEKKVKSKDKKQTKKKKKHEVEYYEDDEEEDDDMNEQFCCLQALKFSTGKMNLGMGRPNLAKISKALKGIGWFHQISRHGKKG; this is encoded by the coding sequence ATCCTCTATACTTCTCTTACTtgcttttcttctctccttacCTCCTTAAactcctctcctttctttctcctctcttcatCACCacttttctcctcctccttacTCTCTCAACTGTCTTCCCCGGCATCTTGGATGACAAGGTCTCTCTAGAAACCTCAGAGTCTAAAGTGGGCTTCCTCCTTGACACATATCGAAAAGTTGTACACACATTACGGTCCAGACTTGACGACGAAAGCATCGAATTCAGCCTCTTCGAGGAGCTAGAAGCATGTGTGGTGGTGTTCAACACAATTGGTTTCAAtgtaggagaaggagaagaagacccAATTGAGGTTTTAGAAACTAAGTTTGATGGGAAAGGCTTACAAGCACTAGACATTGGTTTAGATGAACTTGAAGCTGCAGTAACTAACAAGTTAGAAGAAAACCCAGTTGAGGTTTGTCAGAGGAAATGGAAATGTGGAGGAGATAGCCTAGGATGCTTCTTACAGGATACAGTTccatctgaagaagaagaagaaaatcatgACATTGTACCAAAAGGTACTGTGTCCGACAAGATTGGAGAAAACCAAGAAGAGTACTCACTAGTAGTAGtgggtggaggtggaggatccaAGGCGGCAGCTGTTAACAgggtaaatgaaaacccaattAAATTGAGTCTGGAATATGGGAATCCAAAGGTACtgggtggaggtggaggatccaAGGCAGCTGTTAACAgggtaaatgaaaacccaattAAATTGAGTGTGGAATATGGGAATCCAGAGGTACTGGGTTCCAGCCTTGGGAGCTTTGGGTCAATGAGGAAAGAAAAGGAGTGGAAGAGGACATTGGCATGCAAGCTTTATGAGGAAAGAAGgaatgttgatgatgatgatgaagaagaagggatgGATTTACTATGGGAGACTTATGAAACTGAGACAGGGAAGGTGAAAttggaaaagaaggagaagaaagtgaAAAGCAAGGATAAGaagcaaacaaagaagaagaagaaacatgaaGTTGAGTactatgaggatgatgaggaagaggatgatgatATGAATGAACAATTCTGCTGCTTACAGGCTTTGAAATTCTCAACAGGGAAGATGAATTTGGGAATGGGCAGGCCTAACCTTGCAAAGATTTCCAAGGCCTTGAAGGGAATTGGATGGTTTCACCAGATCAGTCGGCATGGTAAGAAAGGGTAG
- the LOC122654115 gene encoding phospholipase D alpha 1-like translates to MAPILIHGMLHVTIFEVDKLHLGFGPNFIGRLVEKVQDGIGIGKGTRLYATIDIGKARVGRTRMLKREHVNPRWFESFHIYCAHMSSHIIFTVKDDKPIGATVVGRAYVPVEEIIGGEEIDRWVEFIYEHHKHIIHRHSKIHVKLQYVPVANQLTWSRGITSPKFPGVPYTFFSQRQGCRVTLYQDAHIPDDFIPKIPLSGGKYYEPHRCWEDIFDAITNAKHLIYIAGWSVYTKITLVRDMSRPKSGGDVTLGELLKRKASEGVKVLMLVWDDRTSVGLIKNEGVMDTHDTETEDYFRDSDVHCVLCGRDPDVGDSLVQGFEISTMFTHHQKTLVVDSEMPNRRSWSSSEEEEWRRRRRIVSFVGGIDLCDGRYDTPFHSLFKTLNTAHHHDFHQPNFKGSSIHKGGPREPWHDIHCRLEGPIAWDVLYNFEQRWWKQGGKNVLVQLHNLEDIIITPSPVMFPGDHETWNVQLFRSIDGGAAFGFPATPEDAARAGLVSGKNNIIDRSIQDAYINAIRRAKHFVYIENQYFLGSSFCWKPEHDIKVEDIGALHLIPKEISLKIVSKIEAGERFVAYVVVPMWPEGIPESDHVQPILDWQRRTMEMMYTDITQALHAKGLMEADPREYLTFFCLGNREMKSRNVGEEYEAPHKPEKGSDYSRAQQERRFMIYVHGKMMIVDDEYIIIGSANLNQRSMDGGRDSEIAMGAYQPHHLATKQAARGQIHGFRMALWYEHLGMLDNGLLHPGSLECVGKVNRIADKYWDLYSKESDDLEHHDLPGHLLRYPIQVTRNGEVTTLSGFDHFPDTKARILGSKSALVPSILTT, encoded by the coding sequence ATGGCTCCAATTTTGATCCACGGAATGCTTCATGTCACCATTTTTGAGGTGGATAAGCTGCACTTGGGATTTGGCCCAAATTTCATTGGCAGGCTTGTGGAGAAGGTACAAGATGGAATTGGAATCGGCAAGGGTACTAGACTATATGCAACAATTGATATAGGAAAAGCTAGAGTTGGGCGGACAAGAATGCTGAAACGCGAGCATGTCAACCCTCGATGGTTCGAATCTTTTCACATTTACTGTGCTCATATGTCTTCCCATATAATTTTCACTGTTAAAGATGATAAGCCCATTGGGGCAACAGTAGTAGGAAGAGCTTATGTACCTGTTGAGGAAATCATTGGTGGGGAAGAAATAGATAGATGGGTGGAATTCATTTATGAACATCATAAACATATTATTCATCGACATTCAAAGATCCATGTAAAGCTACAATATGTTCCTGTAGCAAATCAACTTACTTGGTCCAGGGGAATTACAAGTCCCAAATTTCCTGGTGTCCCTTACACATTCTTCTCACAAAGACAAGGATGCAGAGTTACTCTTTACCAAGATGCACATATCCCAGACGACTTCATCCCCAAAATCCCTCTTTCAGGGGGAAAATACTATGAACCCCATAGATGCTGGGAGGATATTTTTGATGCGATAACTAATGCAAAACATTTGATTTATATAGCTGGGTGGTCTGTCTATACTAAGATTACCTTAGTAAGGGACATGAGCAGGCCAAAGTCTGGAGGAGACGTTACTCTTGGGGAGCTGCTCAAGAGGAAGGCTAGTGAAGGTGTCAAGGTTCTTATGCTTGTTTGGGATGACAGAACCTCCGTGGGTTTGATAAAGAATGAAGGTGTTATGGACACCCATGATACAGAAACTGAAGATTACTTTCGAGACAGTGATGTTCACTGTGTTTTGTGTGGCCGTGACCCTGATGTTGGGGATAGCTTGGTTCAGGGCTTTGAGATTTCCACAATGTTCACTCATCACCAAAAGACTCTGGTGGTAGACAGTGAGATGCCCAACAGAAGATCATGGTCGTCCTCAGAGGAGGAGgaatggaggagaaggagaagaatagtGAGTTTTGTTGGTGGAATTGATCTTTGTGATGGGAGATATGATACACCCTTCCATTCCCTTTTCAAGACCTTGAACACAGCCCACCATCATGATTTTCATCAACCCAACTTCAAAGGTTCTTCAATCCACAAAGGTGGTCCAAGAGAGCCCTGGCATGATATCCATTGCCGTCTGGAAGGACCCATAGCATGGGATGTCCTTTACAATTTTGAGCAGAGATGGTGGAAGCAAGGTGGGAAAAACGTACTTGTTCAGCTCCACAACCTTGAAGACATTATTATAACCCCATCTCCAGTTATGTTCCCAGGGGACCATGAGACATGGAATGTTCAGTTATTTAGATCCATCGATGGAGGTGCTGCATTCGGCTTTCCTGCAACACCAGAGGATGCTGCCAGAGCAGGACTTGTGAGTGGAAAGAACAACATAATCGATCGAAGTATTCAGGATGCCTACATAAATGCCATTCGAAGAGCAAAGCATTTTGTGTACATTGAAAATCAATATTTCCTGGGAAGCTCATTCTGTTGGAAGCCAGAGCATGACATCAAGGTTGAAGATATAGGTGCCTTGCATCTAATTCCAAAAGAAATCTCACTGAAGATTGTGAGTAAGATTGAAGCAGGTGAGAGGTTTGTGGCCTATGTTGTGGTCCCTATGTGGCCAGAAGGTATTCCAGAGAGTGATCATGTCCAACCAATTTTAGATTGGCAGAGGAGAACAATGGAAATGATGTACACTGATATCACTCAGGCCCTCCACGCTAAGGGGCTTATGGAGGCCGACCCAAGGGAATACTTGACATTCTTTTGCCTTGGCAATAGGGAGATGAAGAGTAGGAATGTTGGTGAAGAATATGAAGCTCCTCATAAACCAGAGAAGGGTAGTGATTATAGTAGAGCACAGCAGGAGCGCCGCTTCATGATTTATGTTCATGGAAAGATGATGATAGTTGATGATGAATACATTATCATTGGATCTGCAAATCTGAATCAGAGGTCAATGGATGGTGGTAGGGACTCTGAGATAGCCATGGGAGCATATCAACCGCATCACCTAGCAACCAAGCAAGCTGCAAGAGGTCAGATCCATGGCTTCCGGATGGCATTGTGGTACGAGCATCTTGGCATGCTTGACAATGGCTTACTCCATCCTGGGAGTTTGGAATGTGTTGGTAAGGTGAACCGGATCGCTGATAAGTACTGGGATCTTTACTCCAAAGAGAGTGATGATCTAGAGCATCATGACCTGCCAGGCCATCTGCTTAGGTACCCAATTCAAGTCACTCGCAATGGAGAAGTCACTACACTTTCAGGGTTTGATCATTTCCCTGACACTAAGGCTCGCATTCTTGGTTCCAAATCCGCGTTAGTTCCCTCAATCTTGACTACATAA